The following are encoded together in the Thiobacillus sp. SCUT-2 genome:
- the rpoZ gene encoding DNA-directed RNA polymerase subunit omega, translated as MARITVDDCIELIPNRFELTLAVTYRARQLAQGSQPMVESKDKPIVTALREIAAGKVGREILNRGRA; from the coding sequence ATGGCCCGCATCACCGTTGATGATTGCATCGAACTGATCCCCAACCGCTTCGAGCTGACCCTCGCCGTGACCTACCGGGCACGCCAGCTCGCGCAGGGCTCGCAGCCGATGGTCGAATCCAAGGACAAGCCCATCGTGACCGCGCTGCGCGAAATCGCCGCGGGCAAGGTGGGACGTGAAATCCTCAACCGGGGCCGTGCCTGA
- the gmk gene encoding guanylate kinase: MTPPPTEGVLYIVSAPSGAGKTSLVKALLKNDPAIRLSVSYTTRAPRPGETDGRDYHFVSRDDFGRMLAEGEFLEHAEVYGNFYGTSKGSISRDLNAGHDILLEIDWQGATQVRTHFPRCASIFILPPSFSALRTRLAGRGQDSEEVIERRLAAAAHDVAHADAFDYIIVNDDFDHALQDLVSITRSIRLETARQMNRYAALFDEFRRI; encoded by the coding sequence ATGACCCCACCTCCCACTGAAGGCGTGCTTTACATCGTCAGCGCCCCCTCCGGCGCCGGCAAGACCAGCCTGGTCAAGGCCCTGCTGAAGAACGATCCGGCGATCCGGCTGTCGGTGTCGTACACGACGCGCGCGCCGCGGCCGGGCGAAACCGACGGCCGCGACTACCACTTCGTGAGCCGCGACGACTTCGGCAGGATGCTGGCCGAAGGCGAGTTTCTCGAGCACGCCGAGGTCTACGGCAACTTCTACGGCACCTCGAAAGGCAGCATCTCGCGCGACCTCAATGCGGGGCACGACATCCTGCTGGAGATCGACTGGCAGGGCGCGACGCAGGTCCGCACGCACTTCCCGCGCTGTGCGTCGATCTTCATCCTGCCGCCCTCGTTCAGCGCCTTGCGCACCCGTCTGGCCGGGCGCGGGCAGGACAGCGAAGAGGTGATCGAGCGCCGGCTGGCCGCCGCCGCCCACGACGTCGCTCACGCGGACGCGTTCGACTATATAATTGTCAACGATGATTTCGACCATGCCCTCCAGGATCTGGTCAGCATCACCCGCAGCATTCGCCTCGAGACGGCACGCCAGATGAACCGCTACGCCGCGCTCTTCGACGAATTCCGACGTATCTGA
- a CDS encoding YicC/YloC family endoribonuclease has product MTTSMTGFAAHSLHLDHASISIDLRSVNQRYLELHFRLADEFRPLEPQLRELIQQRLARGKVECRVNLALLPAASLDNGLNPAILERLTRWQDDVLERLPGAAPLAVNDILRWPGAVQTAALSQDALNEAALAGLRATLDDLVDSRQREGAKLRQHILDRLAAAEAQVAGLQPLLPTLAAAQRDRLAERLREALGEAGHERLAQEVALAAQKADIDEELARLTSHFAEVRRVLDQPGATGKRLDFLMQELHREANTLGSKSVAVETSRVSLELKVLIEQMREQVQNIE; this is encoded by the coding sequence ATGACTACCAGCATGACCGGGTTCGCCGCCCACAGCCTCCACCTCGACCATGCAAGCATCAGCATCGATCTGCGCAGCGTCAACCAGCGCTATCTCGAGCTGCATTTCCGCCTGGCCGACGAATTCCGCCCGCTGGAGCCGCAGTTGCGCGAGCTGATCCAGCAACGCCTGGCGCGCGGCAAGGTGGAATGCCGGGTCAACCTCGCCCTGCTTCCCGCCGCTTCGCTGGATAACGGACTGAACCCGGCGATTCTTGAGCGCCTGACCCGCTGGCAGGACGACGTGCTCGAGCGCCTGCCGGGCGCAGCGCCGCTCGCCGTCAACGACATCCTGCGCTGGCCGGGCGCCGTGCAGACCGCCGCGCTGTCCCAGGACGCCTTGAACGAGGCGGCGCTCGCCGGACTGCGCGCCACGCTGGACGATCTGGTCGACAGCCGCCAGCGCGAAGGCGCCAAGCTGCGGCAGCACATCCTCGACCGCCTCGCCGCCGCCGAGGCCCAGGTCGCCGGCCTGCAGCCGCTGCTGCCGACGCTGGCGGCCGCCCAGCGCGACAGGCTCGCCGAGCGCCTGCGCGAGGCACTGGGCGAGGCCGGCCACGAAAGGCTGGCGCAGGAAGTGGCGCTCGCCGCGCAGAAGGCGGACATCGACGAGGAACTTGCGCGGCTGACGAGCCACTTCGCCGAGGTGCGGCGCGTGCTGGACCAGCCCGGCGCGACCGGCAAGCGGCTCGATTTCCTCATGCAGGAACTGCATCGCGAGGCGAACACGCTCGGCTCGAAGTCGGTGGCGGTCGAGACGTCCCGGGTATCGCTCGAACTCAAGGTCCTGATCGAGCAGATGCGCGAACAGGTGCAGAATATCGAGTGA
- a CDS encoding serine/threonine protein kinase, translating into MATQPNQALPNGYRLKEYTIIRKIGGGGFSMVYLARDDNNQSVAIKEYLPGALVLRTEGSVIVQANSTENNNIFRHGMKCFFEEGRALALIDHPNVVRVVNFFRANETVYMVMRFERGKTLQQHIQANRGAIRESFIRRVFAHLLNGLREVHTHKLLHLDIKPSNLYIRLDGSPVLIDFGAARQTLTQEESKLQPMYTPGFAAPEQYHNRERLGPWTDIYSIGASLYACLAGYPPQAADARLLNDKLVPATVNWRGAYSDQLLEIIDQCLKLNYMERPQSVFSLQKVLMDRSAMAPPRSSLLSSIKRSLNRELF; encoded by the coding sequence ATGGCGACTCAACCCAACCAGGCGCTGCCCAACGGCTACCGGCTGAAGGAATATACGATCATCCGGAAGATCGGCGGCGGGGGCTTCAGCATGGTCTACCTCGCGCGCGACGACAACAACCAGTCGGTGGCGATCAAGGAATACCTGCCCGGTGCGCTGGTCCTGCGGACCGAAGGCTCGGTCATCGTGCAGGCCAACTCGACCGAGAACAACAACATCTTCCGCCACGGCATGAAGTGCTTCTTCGAGGAGGGCCGGGCGCTGGCGCTGATCGACCATCCCAACGTCGTGCGCGTGGTCAATTTCTTCCGCGCCAACGAAACCGTCTACATGGTGATGCGCTTCGAGCGCGGCAAGACCCTGCAGCAGCACATCCAGGCGAACCGCGGCGCGATCCGGGAGAGCTTCATCCGCCGCGTCTTCGCCCACCTGCTGAACGGCTTGCGCGAAGTGCACACGCACAAGCTGCTGCATCTCGACATCAAGCCGTCCAATCTCTACATCCGCCTGGATGGCTCGCCGGTGCTGATCGACTTCGGTGCAGCCCGGCAGACGCTGACCCAGGAGGAGAGCAAGCTGCAGCCGATGTACACGCCCGGCTTCGCCGCGCCGGAGCAGTACCACAATCGAGAGCGGCTGGGGCCGTGGACCGACATCTACAGCATCGGCGCGAGCCTCTACGCCTGCCTCGCGGGCTACCCGCCGCAGGCCGCCGACGCGCGGCTGCTCAACGACAAGCTCGTCCCGGCCACGGTCAACTGGCGCGGCGCCTACTCCGACCAGCTGCTCGAAATCATCGACCAGTGCCTCAAGCTCAACTACATGGAGCGTCCGCAGAGCGTGTTCAGCCTGCAAAAGGTCCTGATGGACCGCAGCGCGATGGCGCCGCCGCGTTCTTCGTTGCTTTCCAGCATCAAGCGCTCGCTGAACCGCGAATTGTTCTAA
- a CDS encoding PP2C family protein-serine/threonine phosphatase encodes MKFTIYQASRQGGRKNNQDRVAYSYSREALLMVVCDGMGGHMHGEIAAQIAVQTLTDQFQKLAKPRLADPMAFLADATTRGHYAINDYAVEQDLLEIPHTTLVAAVVQDNTAYWAHVGDSRLYLFSDGSLIARTEDHTAVAQLVRDGIISEEEAGHHPERNKVSNCLGGYVTPQVECSAPIPLHDADTMLLCTDGIWGMISIPEVAALLHAYTLEDAVRHLMDHAEFRGGEHGDNLSLIAMTWGEARMPSKDSISTLALPDGGVTTQINALRPLPGTPAVSDDEIERAIAEIQQAIQKISAK; translated from the coding sequence ATGAAATTCACCATCTACCAGGCGTCACGTCAGGGCGGGCGCAAGAACAACCAGGATCGCGTCGCCTATTCGTACAGCCGCGAGGCGCTGCTGATGGTGGTGTGCGACGGCATGGGCGGCCACATGCACGGCGAGATCGCGGCCCAGATCGCGGTGCAGACGCTGACCGACCAGTTCCAGAAGCTGGCCAAGCCGCGGCTCGCCGATCCCATGGCCTTCCTCGCCGATGCGACCACGCGGGGACACTACGCGATCAACGACTACGCGGTCGAGCAGGATCTGCTCGAGATTCCCCACACCACGCTCGTCGCGGCGGTGGTGCAGGACAACACGGCCTATTGGGCGCACGTCGGCGATTCGCGCCTGTACCTGTTCAGCGACGGCAGCCTGATCGCGCGCACCGAAGACCATACGGCCGTCGCCCAGCTGGTGCGCGACGGCATCATCAGCGAGGAAGAGGCGGGCCATCATCCCGAGCGCAACAAGGTGTCCAACTGCCTCGGCGGCTACGTCACGCCGCAGGTGGAATGCAGCGCCCCGATCCCGCTGCACGACGCCGACACCATGCTGCTGTGCACCGACGGCATCTGGGGGATGATCAGCATTCCCGAAGTCGCGGCACTGCTGCATGCCTACACGCTCGAGGATGCGGTCCGCCATCTGATGGACCATGCGGAATTCCGCGGCGGCGAGCACGGCGACAACCTCAGCCTCATCGCGATGACCTGGGGCGAGGCGCGCATGCCGAGCAAGGATTCGATCTCCACCCTGGCGCTGCCGGACGGCGGCGTCACGACGCAGATCAATGCCCTGCGCCCGTTGCCCGGCACGCCCGCCGTGTCGGACGACGAGATCGAGCGCGCGATCGCCGAGATCCAGCAGGCGATCCAGAAGATCTCCGCCAAGTAG
- the rph gene encoding ribonuclease PH codes for MSAIIRPSGRAAEALRPLTFTRRFTKHAEGSVLVAMGDTRVLCTASVLDKLPPHKKGSGEGWVTAEYGMLPRSTHTRTDREAARGKQSGRTQEIQRLIGRSLRAVVDLKKLGERTLHIDCDVLQADGGTRCASICGAYVAVADAIAGLMKDGALAESPLVDSIAAVSVGVYRGEPVLDLDYAEDSDCDTDMNVVMTGRGGIVEVQGTAEGAPFSRATLEALLDLATAGIEQITVRQNEALSA; via the coding sequence ATGTCCGCGATCATCCGACCGAGCGGCCGCGCCGCCGAAGCCCTGCGCCCGCTCACCTTCACCCGCAGGTTCACCAAGCACGCCGAAGGCTCGGTGCTCGTCGCCATGGGCGACACCCGCGTGCTATGCACGGCGAGCGTCCTCGACAAGCTGCCGCCGCACAAGAAGGGCAGCGGCGAAGGCTGGGTGACGGCCGAGTACGGCATGCTGCCGCGTTCCACGCACACCCGCACCGACCGCGAGGCCGCGCGCGGCAAGCAGTCCGGCCGCACCCAGGAGATCCAGCGCCTGATCGGACGCAGCCTGCGCGCCGTGGTCGACCTGAAGAAGCTCGGCGAGCGCACGCTCCACATCGACTGCGACGTCCTGCAGGCCGACGGCGGAACGCGCTGCGCGAGCATCTGCGGCGCCTACGTCGCGGTGGCGGACGCGATCGCCGGCCTGATGAAGGACGGCGCGCTGGCCGAGTCGCCGCTGGTCGACAGCATCGCCGCCGTCTCGGTCGGCGTGTACCGGGGCGAACCGGTGCTCGACCTCGACTACGCCGAGGACTCCGACTGCGACACCGACATGAACGTCGTGATGACCGGGCGCGGCGGGATCGTCGAAGTCCAGGGCACGGCCGAGGGGGCGCCGTTCTCCCGCGCCACGCTCGAGGCGCTGCTCGATCTCGCCACGGCCGGGATCGAGCAGATCACCGTCAGACAGAACGAGGCGCTCTCGGCATGA
- the rdgB gene encoding RdgB/HAM1 family non-canonical purine NTP pyrophosphatase, with translation MKKIVIASGNPGKLREIARILEPLDIAAAPQSDFGVPECPEPHVTFIENCLAKARHASAHTGLPALADDSGICVEALNGAPGVFSARYAGEPKSDARNNEKLIAALAGQPNRRAHYYCVMVLVRYADDPEPLIAEGRWHGEIIDMPRGTNGFGYDPYFLVPQFGRTGAELGEDEKNAVSHRGQALRELADKLKRLG, from the coding sequence ATGAAGAAGATCGTCATCGCCTCCGGCAACCCCGGCAAGCTGCGCGAGATCGCGCGCATCCTCGAGCCGCTCGACATCGCCGCCGCGCCGCAGTCGGACTTCGGCGTGCCGGAATGCCCCGAGCCGCACGTCACCTTCATCGAGAACTGCCTCGCGAAGGCGCGCCATGCCAGCGCGCACACCGGGCTGCCGGCGCTCGCCGACGATTCCGGCATCTGCGTCGAGGCGCTGAACGGCGCGCCCGGCGTGTTCTCGGCACGTTACGCCGGCGAGCCCAAATCGGACGCGCGCAACAACGAAAAGCTGATTGCCGCGCTTGCGGGCCAGCCCAACCGGCGCGCGCACTACTACTGCGTCATGGTGCTGGTGCGCTATGCGGACGACCCCGAGCCGCTGATCGCCGAAGGCCGCTGGCACGGCGAAATCATCGATATGCCGCGCGGCACGAACGGCTTCGGCTACGACCCGTATTTCCTCGTTCCGCAATTCGGCAGGACCGGCGCGGAGCTCGGCGAGGACGAGAAAAATGCCGTGTCGCACCGCGGCCAGGCCTTGCGCGAACTGGCCGACAAGCTGAAGCGGCTTGGCTGA
- the hemW gene encoding radical SAM family heme chaperone HemW: protein MAESVVRGLDGGPRVPPPLSLYIHLPWCVRKCPYCDFNSHAAQSLPEAAYIDALLADLERALPDIWGRKVHTVFFGGGTPSLFSPDGIDRILTGVRALTPLAPGAEITLEANPGTVETAKFKGFRAAGVNRVSLGVQSFDARHLQALGRIHDAAEAARAAELAATHFETFNLDLMFALPGQTLAQALADVEAALAFAPPHLSAYHLTLEPNTPFGHTAPAGLPDEDLAADMQLAIEERLGAAGLQHYETSAYARPGHRSRHNLNYWQFGDYLGIGAGAHSKLSFHDRIVREMRTKHPQQYMEAVKAGAHVADTRMLTRGDLPFEFMMNALRLTEGVPAALFETRTGLPLPACRSALDRARAQGLLEPDPTQLKPTRRGQHFLNDLLELFLP from the coding sequence TTGGCTGAGTCGGTCGTTCGCGGGCTGGACGGCGGGCCGCGCGTGCCGCCGCCACTGTCGCTTTACATCCACCTGCCGTGGTGCGTGCGGAAGTGTCCGTATTGCGACTTCAATTCGCACGCCGCGCAGTCCCTGCCCGAAGCCGCCTACATCGACGCGCTGCTCGCCGACCTCGAGCGCGCGCTGCCCGACATCTGGGGACGCAAGGTCCACACCGTGTTCTTCGGCGGCGGCACGCCCAGCCTGTTTTCGCCGGACGGCATCGATCGCATCCTGACCGGGGTGCGTGCGCTGACGCCGCTCGCCCCCGGCGCGGAAATCACGCTCGAGGCCAACCCGGGAACGGTAGAGACCGCGAAGTTCAAGGGCTTCCGCGCGGCCGGCGTGAACCGCGTGTCGCTCGGCGTCCAGAGCTTCGATGCGCGCCATCTGCAGGCGCTCGGCCGCATTCACGACGCCGCCGAGGCCGCCCGTGCGGCCGAGCTTGCGGCCACCCATTTCGAGACGTTCAATCTCGACCTGATGTTCGCGCTGCCGGGACAGACGCTCGCCCAGGCCCTGGCCGACGTCGAGGCGGCGCTCGCCTTCGCTCCGCCCCATCTGTCGGCCTACCATCTCACGCTCGAGCCGAACACGCCGTTCGGCCATACGGCGCCGGCGGGCCTGCCCGACGAGGATCTTGCGGCCGACATGCAGCTTGCCATCGAGGAACGTCTCGGCGCGGCCGGCCTGCAGCACTACGAGACCTCGGCGTATGCGAGACCCGGGCATCGCAGCCGGCACAACCTCAACTACTGGCAGTTCGGCGACTACCTCGGCATCGGCGCCGGCGCGCATTCCAAGCTGAGCTTCCACGACCGCATCGTCCGCGAGATGCGCACGAAGCACCCGCAGCAGTACATGGAGGCCGTGAAGGCAGGCGCGCATGTCGCCGACACGCGCATGCTCACGCGCGGGGATCTGCCGTTCGAGTTCATGATGAACGCGCTGCGGCTCACCGAAGGCGTGCCGGCCGCGCTGTTCGAAACGCGCACCGGCCTGCCGCTGCCGGCCTGCCGGAGCGCGCTCGATCGTGCGCGTGCGCAGGGCCTGCTGGAGCCCGACCCGACGCAGCTCAAGCCGACGCGACGCGGCCAGCATTTCCTGAACGACTTGCTGGAGCTTTTCCTGCCGTAG
- a CDS encoding dienelactone hydrolase family protein, with protein MKTALALSLLLFTSSALAAVVGRDVSYKAGDTVMKGFLAYDDAAKGKRAGVLVVPEWWGANDYARKRARMLAGAGYVAMVVDMYGNGQTTDDPKEAGALSGAVNKDPVLRLSRFQAAEKFLAQQPNVKKGEMAAIGYCFGGGVVLNMARAGEPLKAVISYHGILATDQPAKPGDIKAKLAIFHGEADPIVPAAQLEAFKAEMDHAKVDYMLVTYPGAKHAFTNREADSYANAFGLPVKYDPEADKDSWTRTLEFLRATLDND; from the coding sequence ATGAAGACCGCGCTTGCCCTGTCGCTGCTGCTGTTCACCTCTTCCGCACTTGCCGCCGTCGTCGGCAGGGACGTCAGCTACAAGGCCGGCGACACCGTCATGAAGGGCTTTCTCGCGTATGACGATGCGGCCAAGGGCAAGCGCGCGGGGGTGCTGGTGGTGCCGGAGTGGTGGGGCGCCAACGACTACGCGCGCAAGCGGGCCCGCATGCTGGCCGGCGCGGGCTACGTGGCGATGGTCGTCGACATGTACGGCAATGGCCAGACGACCGACGACCCGAAGGAAGCCGGCGCGCTGTCCGGCGCGGTCAACAAGGATCCGGTGCTGCGGCTGAGCCGCTTCCAGGCGGCGGAGAAGTTTCTTGCGCAGCAGCCCAACGTGAAGAAGGGCGAGATGGCGGCGATCGGCTACTGCTTCGGCGGTGGCGTGGTGCTGAACATGGCGCGGGCCGGCGAACCGCTCAAGGCCGTGATCAGCTATCACGGTATCCTCGCGACCGACCAGCCGGCGAAGCCGGGCGACATCAAGGCCAAGCTGGCGATCTTTCACGGCGAGGCGGATCCCATCGTGCCGGCCGCCCAGCTCGAGGCGTTCAAGGCCGAGATGGACCACGCCAAGGTCGACTACATGCTGGTGACCTACCCGGGGGCCAAGCATGCCTTCACCAACCGCGAGGCCGACAGCTATGCGAACGCGTTCGGCCTGCCGGTCAAATACGACCCGGAGGCCGACAAGGATTCGTGGACCCGCACGCTCGAGTTCCTGCGCGCGACGCTCGACAATGACTGA
- the folE gene encoding GTP cyclohydrolase I FolE, with amino-acid sequence MTDACDDDCHAAPGGGSLGIPQVAAFDPAAFERAVNDMLVACGVAPDSVHTGRTAQRVRELWQKRLLGGYAISPAEALGEGFADTRDDMVVVRGIAVHGVCPHHLVPFRGVAHVAYIPGGRLHGFGRIARMVDAIGHRFTYQEWMTRDIAEALVTHGHARGAACIVEAEQLCLLLGEDRRGDERVVTQAFSGSFRDSDQQRNEFLRAVAQHALR; translated from the coding sequence ATGACTGACGCCTGCGACGACGACTGCCACGCGGCGCCGGGCGGCGGCAGCCTAGGCATCCCCCAGGTTGCGGCGTTCGATCCGGCCGCCTTCGAGCGCGCGGTCAACGACATGCTGGTGGCCTGCGGCGTCGCGCCGGACTCGGTCCATACGGGACGCACGGCGCAGCGCGTGCGCGAGTTGTGGCAGAAGCGGCTGCTGGGCGGCTATGCGATCTCGCCGGCGGAGGCGCTGGGCGAGGGCTTCGCCGACACGCGCGACGACATGGTCGTGGTGCGCGGCATCGCGGTGCATGGCGTGTGCCCGCACCATCTGGTGCCGTTCCGCGGCGTGGCGCACGTCGCCTACATTCCCGGCGGGCGCCTGCACGGCTTCGGCCGCATCGCGCGCATGGTCGACGCGATCGGCCATCGCTTCACCTACCAGGAATGGATGACGCGCGACATCGCCGAGGCGCTGGTGACGCATGGCCACGCGCGGGGCGCCGCCTGCATCGTCGAGGCCGAGCAGCTGTGCCTGCTCCTGGGCGAAGACCGGCGCGGCGACGAGCGGGTCGTCACCCAGGCATTCAGCGGCAGCTTCCGCGACAGCGACCAGCAGCGCAACGAGTTCCTGCGCGCCGTCGCACAGCACGCGTTGCGCTGA
- a CDS encoding TetR family transcriptional regulator C-terminal domain-containing protein, with protein MSTSPKAPDLTRQKLLEAAFAEIHRNGFQSASLTQILADTGLTKGALYHHFPDKRALGLSVIEEVIRPRLAAMMFAPLADTHAPLAALQALLADKAAEDDPMVVTLGCPLNNLMQEMSPVDEGFRLRLNGVFEAWVGVVAAALARGRTAGEVRSDVDPDATAFFIVSALEGCVGMSKNTQSVAAYRGCLAQLGGFLDTLRAS; from the coding sequence ATGAGCACCAGCCCCAAGGCCCCCGATCTGACCCGGCAAAAACTGCTGGAAGCCGCGTTTGCCGAGATTCACCGCAACGGCTTCCAGTCGGCCTCGCTGACGCAGATCCTGGCGGACACCGGGCTCACCAAAGGCGCGCTCTACCACCACTTCCCGGACAAGCGAGCGCTTGGCTTGTCGGTCATAGAGGAGGTGATCCGCCCCCGCCTGGCTGCGATGATGTTCGCGCCGCTGGCGGACACCCACGCGCCCCTGGCCGCGCTGCAGGCGCTGCTGGCGGACAAGGCGGCCGAGGACGATCCGATGGTGGTGACGCTGGGCTGCCCGCTGAACAACCTGATGCAGGAGATGAGTCCGGTCGACGAAGGCTTCCGGCTGCGGCTGAACGGCGTGTTTGAAGCGTGGGTCGGCGTGGTGGCGGCGGCGCTGGCGCGCGGCAGGACGGCGGGCGAGGTGCGCAGCGACGTCGATCCGGACGCCACCGCCTTCTTCATCGTCTCGGCGCTCGAAGGCTGCGTCGGGATGAGCAAGAACACGCAATCGGTCGCGGCGTATCGCGGTTGCCTGGCGCAGCTCGGCGGCTTTCTGGACACCCTGAGGGCGTCATGA
- a CDS encoding VOC family protein encodes MSTPITKGTHHVGLTVSTLEESAAFFTSLLGWQEVRRREDYPAIFVSDGTTMVTLWATKEAPSVPFDKNRNVGLHHVAFHVSDEADLDALHRRLAASGAKIEFGPERVGQGPAKHLMCYEPSGIRVEFIWPGH; translated from the coding sequence ATGAGCACACCCATCACCAAGGGCACGCACCATGTCGGCCTGACCGTATCGACGCTGGAGGAAAGCGCCGCCTTCTTCACTTCCCTGCTGGGCTGGCAGGAAGTGAGGAGGAGGGAAGACTATCCGGCCATCTTCGTCAGCGATGGGACCACGATGGTGACGCTCTGGGCAACCAAGGAAGCGCCATCCGTTCCATTCGACAAGAACCGCAACGTTGGCTTGCACCATGTCGCCTTTCACGTAAGCGACGAAGCCGACTTGGATGCACTCCACCGGCGGCTCGCAGCCAGCGGGGCGAAAATCGAATTCGGGCCGGAACGGGTGGGCCAGGGCCCTGCCAAACATCTGATGTGCTACGAGCCGAGCGGGATTCGGGTCGAGTTCATATGGCCCGGCCATTAG
- a CDS encoding methyltransferase family protein, with protein MKDESRRPRTLILPPAPYAAAVVGGWWLDRNEWALPLDAGAATRPLAWLLLAIGLVLFVWTLWTFARHRTTVNPYSGASTLCTRGPFRFSRNPIYLGDWFLLAGVSLLLHTFWPLAFAPLIWLTIRFGVIRHEEAHLEAKFGDAYRAYRARVRRWI; from the coding sequence ATGAAAGACGAATCGCGCCGTCCCCGCACGCTGATCCTGCCGCCGGCGCCCTACGCGGCGGCGGTGGTGGGCGGCTGGTGGCTGGACCGGAACGAATGGGCGCTCCCTCTGGATGCGGGGGCAGCGACGCGTCCGCTGGCCTGGCTTCTGCTGGCCATCGGACTGGTGCTGTTCGTCTGGACGCTGTGGACCTTTGCGCGCCACCGGACCACGGTCAACCCCTACAGCGGCGCATCCACGCTCTGCACGCGCGGCCCGTTCCGCTTCAGCCGCAATCCGATCTACCTCGGCGACTGGTTCCTGCTCGCCGGCGTGTCGCTGCTGCTGCACACGTTCTGGCCCCTCGCGTTCGCCCCCCTGATCTGGCTCACGATTCGCTTCGGCGTGATCCGGCACGAAGAAGCGCATCTCGAAGCGAAATTCGGCGACGCCTACCGCGCCTACAGGGCCCGTGTCAGGCGTTGGATATAA
- a CDS encoding carboxymuconolactone decarboxylase family protein, with protein sequence MSILQTVTPEAATDEVAEIYAQIRNAWGHVPTAIQVFSANPFLLRHQWEYYGSIMQHPRLSLPLTASIRMLVSQAGQCDYCIDMNAGMLINAAGWTPEQVAATRADYHASPLTAAEKVLLGLVLKMTRDSGSVTHADLQAARDAGWSDADILDAVNHGARMVAGDIVINGFKVERDF encoded by the coding sequence ATGAGCATTTTGCAGACCGTCACGCCCGAAGCCGCGACCGACGAAGTCGCCGAAATCTACGCCCAGATCCGGAATGCGTGGGGACACGTGCCGACCGCGATCCAGGTGTTCAGCGCCAACCCGTTCCTGCTCCGCCACCAGTGGGAGTACTACGGCAGCATCATGCAGCACCCCCGCCTGTCGCTGCCGCTGACGGCCTCCATCCGCATGCTGGTCTCGCAGGCCGGCCAGTGCGACTACTGCATCGACATGAACGCCGGCATGCTGATCAACGCCGCCGGCTGGACGCCGGAGCAGGTGGCGGCGACGCGCGCCGATTACCATGCCAGCCCGTTGACCGCGGCCGAGAAGGTGCTGCTCGGCCTGGTGTTGAAGATGACGCGCGATTCGGGCAGCGTCACGCACGCCGATCTCCAGGCCGCGCGCGACGCCGGCTGGTCGGACGCCGACATACTCGATGCCGTGAACCATGGCGCCCGCATGGTCGCGGGCGACATCGTCATCAACGGCTTCAAGGTCGAACGCGACTTCTGA
- a CDS encoding TatD family hydrolase, with translation MPFFIDTHCHLDAAEFDADRDDAYARAVAAGVGVEIIPAVSRANFAAVAATCARYPGCVPAWGLHPMYIHVHRPEHLADLRAQITAQRPVAVGEIGLDLFVRDLDPATQEYFLVEQLKIARDHDLPVLLHCRRANDELLKHLRRIGVRGGIAHAFNGSPQQADAFIKLGFKLGFGGAFTWPRANNLRRLAVDLPLEAIVLETDSPDIPPVWIGRGRNAPGELPRIAQTLAELRGIDVDAVAQATTRNARELLRLG, from the coding sequence GTGCCGTTTTTCATCGACACCCACTGCCATCTCGATGCGGCGGAATTCGACGCCGACCGCGACGACGCGTACGCGCGCGCCGTCGCCGCCGGCGTCGGCGTCGAGATCATCCCCGCGGTCAGCCGCGCCAATTTCGCGGCGGTTGCCGCCACCTGCGCGCGCTACCCTGGCTGCGTCCCCGCCTGGGGGCTGCACCCGATGTACATCCACGTTCACCGCCCCGAACACCTGGCCGATCTGCGTGCACAGATCACGGCGCAGCGCCCGGTGGCGGTCGGCGAAATCGGCCTCGACCTGTTCGTGCGCGACCTCGATCCGGCCACCCAGGAATACTTTCTGGTCGAACAGCTGAAGATCGCGCGCGATCACGATCTGCCGGTGCTGCTGCATTGCCGCCGCGCCAACGACGAGCTGCTCAAGCATCTGCGCAGAATCGGCGTACGCGGCGGCATCGCGCATGCCTTCAACGGCAGCCCGCAGCAGGCGGACGCCTTCATCAAGCTGGGATTCAAGCTGGGATTCGGCGGCGCCTTCACCTGGCCGCGTGCCAACAACCTGCGGCGGCTGGCGGTCGACCTGCCGCTCGAGGCCATCGTGCTCGAGACCGACAGCCCGGATATCCCGCCGGTCTGGATCGGGCGCGGCCGCAACGCGCCGGGCGAACTGCCGCGCATCGCGCAGACGCTGGCCGAGCTGCGCGGGATCGACGTCGACGCCGTGGCGCAGGCCACCACCCGCAACGCGCGCGAACTGCTGCGGCTCGGCTAG